One window of Mesorhizobium sp. PAMC28654 genomic DNA carries:
- a CDS encoding methylenetetrahydrofolate reductase, with the protein MIGHQRDENPAGIHLPLDPLPGHSSRGRLERVLRRGEFAVTTELNPPDSADPEDVYNRAKIFDGWVDAINAVDASGANCHMSSVGICALLTRMGYAPIMQIACRDKNRIAIQGDVLGGAAMGVANMLCLTGDGVQAGDQPGAKPVFDLDSMSLLETCRIMRDNGKFLSGRKLTTPPQLFLGAAVNPFAPPFDFRPIHLGKKIAAGAQFVQTQYCFDVPMFKTFMQKARDLGHTEKVFVLVGVGPLASAKTAKWIRSNVPGIHIPDAVIKRLEGAQDQKKEGKQLCIDIINEVKEIAGVSGIHVMAYRQEEYVAEIVDESGVLKGRQPWKREIRRDDQLVADRLDRILHDEITETQVDMVKTAH; encoded by the coding sequence ATGATCGGCCATCAGCGCGACGAGAACCCGGCCGGCATCCACCTGCCGCTCGATCCCCTGCCCGGCCACTCTTCACGCGGTCGGTTGGAGCGCGTCTTGCGGCGCGGCGAATTCGCGGTAACGACGGAGCTCAATCCACCCGACAGCGCCGATCCGGAAGACGTCTACAACCGGGCCAAGATTTTCGACGGCTGGGTCGACGCCATCAACGCGGTCGATGCTTCTGGCGCCAACTGCCACATGTCGTCAGTCGGCATCTGCGCGCTGCTGACCCGCATGGGTTATGCGCCGATCATGCAGATCGCCTGCCGTGACAAGAACCGCATCGCCATTCAGGGCGACGTTCTTGGCGGCGCAGCGATGGGCGTTGCCAACATGCTGTGCCTGACCGGCGACGGCGTGCAGGCCGGCGACCAGCCTGGCGCCAAGCCGGTGTTCGACCTCGATTCCATGTCGCTGCTCGAAACCTGCCGCATCATGCGCGATAACGGCAAGTTCCTGTCCGGCCGCAAGCTCACCACGCCGCCACAGCTCTTTCTGGGTGCGGCCGTCAACCCGTTCGCGCCGCCCTTCGATTTCCGCCCGATCCATCTCGGCAAGAAGATCGCCGCCGGTGCGCAATTCGTGCAGACGCAGTACTGCTTCGACGTGCCAATGTTCAAAACCTTCATGCAGAAGGCGCGCGATCTCGGCCATACCGAAAAAGTGTTCGTCCTCGTTGGCGTCGGGCCACTTGCTTCCGCCAAGACGGCCAAATGGATCCGCTCCAACGTGCCGGGCATCCATATCCCCGACGCTGTCATCAAGCGGCTGGAAGGCGCCCAGGACCAGAAGAAGGAAGGCAAGCAGCTCTGCATCGACATCATCAACGAGGTGAAGGAAATCGCCGGCGTCTCAGGTATCCATGTGATGGCCTACCGCCAGGAAGAATATGTCGCCGAGATCGTCGATGAATCCGGTGTGCTGAAGGGCCGCCAGCCATGGAAACGTGAGATCCGCCGCGACGACCAGCTCGTTGCCGATCGGCTCGACCGCATACTGCACGACGAGATTACAGAAACGCAGGTGGACATGGTGAAGACCGCGCATTGA